A window from Trinickia violacea encodes these proteins:
- a CDS encoding LysR family transcriptional regulator — MEYIDSLRIFRTVVEAKSFTRAADNLGLTTPVVSRAIAALEKRLGSRLFHRTTRQISLTEAAERFYDGCCRVLDDLDALEASASTQTLEPSGVLRLVAHTTATVNRLVPLIASFKRKHPKVDLDVTLTERPVDLVADGFDLGIVLPFMLSTDTAVTRVLERMPIILVASPQYLQAHAAPKHPMELSDHLFVAPPPSLRKPVLTFKEDGDEVTVPLKYEIASNSPVFNRQMVLENFGIGMLPASLIQSELQSGRLVRLLEGFEIVDGWVEIRLAYSTRTLLPAKVRAFIDHAASFFDEMKTAQREQTEQHA, encoded by the coding sequence ATGGAATATATCGATAGCCTTCGAATCTTCCGTACGGTTGTCGAAGCGAAGAGTTTCACGCGCGCCGCGGACAACCTCGGTCTTACGACGCCCGTAGTGTCACGCGCAATCGCGGCACTCGAGAAGCGTCTCGGCAGCCGGCTCTTTCATCGCACCACGCGGCAGATCTCGCTCACCGAAGCGGCGGAACGCTTTTACGATGGATGCTGCAGAGTGCTCGACGACCTCGATGCGCTCGAAGCGTCGGCGTCGACGCAGACCTTGGAGCCGAGCGGCGTGCTGCGGCTCGTCGCGCATACGACGGCGACCGTCAACCGGCTCGTGCCGCTCATCGCGTCGTTCAAGCGCAAGCATCCGAAGGTGGACCTCGACGTCACGCTGACCGAGCGTCCCGTCGATCTGGTCGCGGACGGCTTCGATCTCGGCATCGTGCTGCCCTTCATGCTGAGCACCGACACGGCGGTCACGCGGGTGCTCGAGCGCATGCCGATCATTCTCGTTGCCTCGCCGCAATACCTGCAAGCGCATGCGGCGCCAAAGCATCCGATGGAATTGTCGGACCATCTGTTTGTCGCGCCTCCGCCGTCGTTGCGCAAGCCGGTATTGACCTTCAAGGAAGACGGAGATGAAGTGACGGTTCCGCTCAAGTACGAAATCGCGTCGAACAGCCCGGTTTTCAATCGGCAGATGGTGCTGGAAAACTTCGGCATCGGCATGCTGCCGGCATCGCTGATCCAATCCGAGCTGCAATCCGGCCGGCTCGTGCGTCTATTGGAAGGATTCGAGATCGTCGACGGCTGGGTCGAGATTCGTCTGGCCTATAGCACCCGCACGTTGCTGCCGGCCAAGGTCAGGGCGTTCATCGATCACGCCGCCTCGTTTTTCGACGAAATGAAAACTGCGCAGCGGGAGCAGACCGAGCAGCACGCATAA
- a CDS encoding MarR family winged helix-turn-helix transcriptional regulator, with amino-acid sequence MHTLTPNIDDCFAVRQAARHISKLYERHLSEAGITPTQFSILSTLGHSPSSTMMELADAMVMDRTTLVRALRPMLRDGFVAGSSTEHSKRRLQLTLTPCGRAKLDEAAAYWRAAQECFERSFGQQQAASLRSELFRITRDVSNA; translated from the coding sequence ATGCACACATTAACGCCCAACATCGACGATTGCTTCGCCGTCCGCCAGGCCGCCCGGCACATCTCGAAGCTGTACGAGCGGCATTTGTCCGAGGCCGGCATCACGCCGACGCAGTTCAGCATCCTGAGCACCCTGGGGCATAGTCCGAGCTCGACGATGATGGAGCTGGCCGACGCCATGGTGATGGACAGGACGACGCTCGTTCGCGCGCTCAGGCCGATGCTGCGCGACGGCTTTGTCGCCGGCTCGTCCACAGAGCACAGCAAGCGGCGTCTTCAACTGACCCTTACGCCGTGCGGCCGCGCCAAGCTGGATGAGGCCGCCGCATACTGGCGCGCCGCGCAGGAGTGCTTCGAGCGCAGCTTCGGCCAACAACAGGCGGCCAGCTTGAGAAGCGAGCTCTTCCGTATTACGCGCGACGTTTCGAACGCTTAG
- a CDS encoding AtuA-related protein — MKLRDLAHSRTGDKGNTLNVSVICHDPRHYEHLRAHLSAESVKAWLADIVHGDVVRYELPRLASFNFVLGDALGGGVTRSLAIDAHGKSISSVLLGIEVAEPNVPS; from the coding sequence ATGAAGCTGCGTGACCTCGCGCATTCGCGCACGGGCGACAAGGGCAATACGCTGAACGTGTCGGTGATCTGTCACGATCCGCGTCACTATGAACATCTGCGCGCCCACTTGAGCGCCGAAAGCGTGAAGGCCTGGCTCGCGGATATCGTGCACGGCGACGTGGTGCGCTACGAACTGCCGCGACTGGCGTCGTTCAATTTCGTACTCGGCGATGCGCTGGGCGGCGGCGTCACGCGTTCGCTCGCCATCGACGCACATGGGAAATCGATTAGTTCGGTCTTGCTGGGTATTGAGGTTGCTGAACCGAACGTGCCGAGCTGA
- a CDS encoding porin, giving the protein MKNKIISAAVLSVFAATAHAQSSVTLYGLIDAGIVYTNNQGGSSAWQEQSSMLSNEVWGLRGSEDLGGGMSAIFRLENGFNLQNGRTTYSGTMFGRQAYVGLQSDKYGTLTLGRQYDAVVDELGAIALANNGDGNNLAAHPFDNDNVDDSFYINNSAKYVSPTYNGLQAEVQYGFSNAAGGFSNNRAYSVGATYSNGPINLAAAYLQLNNGGLTSSGALTSNDFVSFPAARQRVMGAGGNYTYGPAVVGLLWTHTLFDNTQPGENSVIAQPFDSLHFDNYEVNVHYAVTPSISLAGAYTFTQGAFSGSTGSADPKWHQVTLMADYSFSKRTDVYLEGVYQHAYGADGTAFEGAYINGLAQSSTSNQVAATVGIRTRF; this is encoded by the coding sequence GTGAAAAATAAGATTATCAGCGCGGCAGTGTTGTCCGTATTTGCTGCGACCGCTCATGCACAAAGCAGCGTCACACTGTATGGCTTGATCGACGCAGGCATCGTCTATACGAACAACCAAGGTGGCAGCAGTGCTTGGCAAGAGCAAAGCAGCATGCTGTCGAACGAGGTATGGGGGTTGCGAGGCAGTGAAGACCTCGGCGGCGGCATGAGCGCAATCTTCCGGCTCGAAAACGGCTTCAATCTCCAGAACGGCCGGACCACGTACTCGGGCACGATGTTTGGCCGCCAGGCTTACGTCGGTCTGCAGAGCGACAAATACGGCACGCTGACGCTCGGCCGCCAATACGACGCCGTGGTCGACGAGCTTGGCGCGATCGCGCTGGCGAACAACGGAGACGGCAATAACTTGGCCGCTCATCCGTTCGACAACGACAACGTCGACGATTCGTTCTATATCAACAACTCGGCCAAGTACGTGAGTCCGACCTACAACGGGCTGCAGGCTGAAGTGCAATACGGTTTCAGCAATGCCGCCGGCGGGTTCTCGAACAATCGCGCCTATAGCGTGGGCGCGACTTACAGCAATGGCCCGATCAACCTGGCGGCCGCCTACCTTCAACTCAACAACGGCGGCTTGACCTCGAGCGGGGCACTGACGAGCAACGATTTCGTGAGCTTCCCCGCCGCGCGGCAGCGCGTCATGGGAGCGGGCGGCAACTACACGTACGGTCCGGCCGTTGTCGGCCTGCTGTGGACGCACACGCTGTTCGACAACACGCAGCCTGGCGAGAATTCCGTGATCGCGCAGCCGTTCGACAGCCTGCACTTCGACAACTATGAAGTCAACGTGCACTACGCGGTGACCCCTTCGATCTCGCTCGCCGGCGCATACACCTTTACTCAAGGCGCCTTTAGCGGCAGCACCGGCTCGGCAGACCCGAAGTGGCATCAAGTGACGCTGATGGCGGACTATTCGTTCAGCAAGCGCACGGATGTCTATCTAGAGGGTGTCTATCAGCACGCGTACGGCGCTGACGGTACCGCGTTCGAAGGCGCGTATATCAATGGCTTGGCGCAGTCTTCGACAAGCAATCAAGTCGCGGCGACGGTGGGCATTCGGACGCGGTTCTAA
- a CDS encoding 4-hydroxy-tetrahydrodipicolinate synthase family protein, with product MYSGIWLPIITPFRNGKVDIDALQYLADTYLRTEISGFVALGTTGEAALLSLSERISVLHALFDVVGEQLPVLVGAGAPDTREVLREIVLYERWNCTGYLVSPPSYVCPDQAGVQWHFEQVAQATQRSIVLYDVPHRTGVTIAPDTVKALLAHENIVAIKECVPSRFCELGGQPISLLCGNDDAFVDCLSAGGAGGILASAHVCADLLVDVLSLMNADREADAKTLFSRLSPILRLLFSAPNPAAIKAMLALDHPISAETRMPIAPASAELVGRLRDARETLQALRADCENAVI from the coding sequence ATGTATTCAGGCATCTGGTTGCCGATCATCACGCCGTTTCGCAACGGCAAAGTAGACATCGACGCGTTGCAATACCTCGCGGATACCTATCTACGCACGGAGATCAGCGGCTTCGTCGCCCTCGGCACGACGGGTGAAGCCGCCTTGCTCTCGCTAAGTGAGCGCATCTCGGTTCTGCATGCGCTCTTCGATGTCGTCGGCGAGCAACTGCCGGTGCTGGTCGGCGCCGGCGCCCCGGACACGCGCGAAGTGCTGCGCGAGATCGTGCTCTACGAACGCTGGAATTGCACCGGGTACCTCGTCTCCCCGCCGTCTTATGTTTGCCCGGATCAAGCGGGCGTGCAATGGCATTTCGAGCAGGTGGCGCAGGCGACTCAGCGCTCGATCGTCCTGTACGACGTGCCCCATCGGACGGGCGTCACCATCGCGCCCGACACCGTCAAGGCACTGCTTGCGCACGAGAACATCGTCGCCATCAAGGAGTGCGTGCCTAGCCGCTTCTGCGAACTGGGCGGGCAGCCAATCAGCCTGCTTTGCGGCAACGACGATGCATTCGTCGATTGCTTGAGCGCCGGCGGAGCGGGCGGGATCCTGGCGAGCGCTCATGTTTGCGCGGACCTGCTCGTCGATGTTCTCTCGCTGATGAACGCGGACCGTGAAGCAGACGCCAAGACACTGTTTTCGCGCCTGAGCCCGATTTTGCGGCTGTTGTTTTCCGCCCCGAACCCTGCCGCCATCAAGGCGATGCTCGCGCTCGACCATCCGATCAGCGCCGAGACGCGCATGCCGATCGCCCCTGCGTCAGCGGAGTTGGTGGGGCGACTGCGTGACGCTCGCGAGACGCTGCAGGCGCTGCGGGCCGACTGCGAGAACGCGGTCATCTAG
- a CDS encoding CitMHS family transporter codes for MLPLLGLVTIAVLLGAILSKRMSPLVALIIVPIAASLLGGFGLQTSKFVVDGLKSLAPVVGMFVFAILYFGTITDAGTLDPIIDRILRAVGTRPTRIVMGTTLLALLIHLDGSGAVCFLVTIPAMLPLYERLQMDKRVLAAAVSLAAGINFLPWTGPMIRASASLHLPVSALFNPLIPVQAIGLVFVFGAAYWLGRREEKRLGISNADGAIPMPKRELTTEEQALRRPQNFWFNIVLTVVVLGTMVVMGEKIPPAIMFMVGLCIALMVNYPNVEMQRKRIDAHARAALMMAGILLAAGVFTGIMQGSGMLKAMAQAAVGFVPPAMAGHIPVVLGLLSMPLSMLFDPDSFYFGVLPVIAEVAGQFGVPPVHVGQAALLGQMTTGFPVSPLTPATFLVVGLCGIELAEHQKFTFPLLFGASIVMTIACVALGIFSL; via the coding sequence ATGCTGCCGTTACTGGGGCTCGTCACGATTGCCGTTCTGCTCGGCGCCATTCTCTCGAAGCGCATGTCGCCGCTCGTCGCGCTGATCATCGTGCCGATTGCGGCATCGTTGCTTGGCGGCTTCGGTTTGCAGACCAGCAAGTTCGTCGTCGACGGGCTGAAGAGTCTTGCGCCCGTGGTCGGCATGTTCGTGTTCGCAATCCTGTACTTCGGCACGATCACCGACGCGGGCACGCTCGATCCCATCATCGACCGCATTCTTCGCGCAGTCGGCACGCGGCCGACGCGCATCGTGATGGGCACGACGCTGCTCGCGCTGCTGATCCATCTCGATGGCTCAGGCGCGGTGTGCTTTCTCGTCACGATTCCAGCGATGCTGCCGCTCTATGAGCGCTTGCAAATGGACAAGCGTGTGCTGGCAGCGGCTGTCTCGCTGGCGGCGGGCATCAACTTCCTGCCGTGGACGGGGCCGATGATCCGCGCGTCCGCATCGCTGCATCTGCCCGTATCCGCGCTGTTCAATCCGCTGATTCCGGTGCAAGCGATCGGCCTGGTGTTCGTGTTCGGCGCGGCGTACTGGCTCGGGCGGCGCGAAGAAAAGCGCCTCGGCATATCGAATGCGGACGGCGCCATACCGATGCCGAAGCGTGAGTTGACCACGGAAGAACAGGCGCTTCGACGCCCGCAGAATTTCTGGTTCAACATCGTGTTGACGGTGGTCGTGCTCGGCACGATGGTGGTCATGGGCGAGAAGATTCCGCCGGCCATCATGTTCATGGTCGGCCTGTGCATCGCGCTGATGGTGAACTACCCGAATGTCGAGATGCAGAGAAAACGCATCGACGCGCATGCACGCGCCGCGCTGATGATGGCGGGCATTCTGCTCGCGGCGGGCGTGTTCACCGGGATCATGCAAGGCAGCGGCATGCTGAAGGCGATGGCGCAGGCGGCCGTCGGCTTCGTGCCGCCCGCGATGGCGGGCCACATTCCCGTCGTGCTCGGCCTGCTGTCGATGCCGCTCAGCATGCTGTTCGACCCCGATTCGTTCTATTTCGGCGTACTGCCCGTGATTGCGGAAGTGGCCGGGCAGTTCGGCGTGCCGCCCGTCCACGTGGGGCAGGCCGCGCTGCTCGGGCAAATGACGACGGGCTTTCCCGTCAGTCCGCTGACGCCGGCGACCTTTCTCGTTGTCGGCCTGTGCGGGATCGAGTTGGCCGAGCACCAGAAGTTTACGTTTCCGCTGCTGTTCGGCGCGTCGATCGTGATGACGATTGCGTGCGTCGCGCTGGGCATTTTTTCGTTGTGA
- a CDS encoding HlyD family secretion protein yields the protein MSSTPIPTSPAGGVAASSTKRIPWMRLAVLGVVAVLCGAGIYWFAAGRWIESTDDAYVGGNVTVIAPKVTGFVDQVLVQDNQRVTAGQVLIRLDSRDYDAKLAQATAEVNSSQATVNELKAKRQLQLAIINQQTAGLASAHAELTRSSADEVRYRQLVKDDAVSNQIVEQADASFAKAKAAVDGSDASLIAAKQQLSVLDAQIADAEAHVAQAQAEERFAQLNVEYTTIRSPVDGYVGNRTARVGLLATAGTSMLTVVPSSGLWVDANFKEDQLKKMHDGDTAEVTLDAHSGAIRGTVQSIAPATGATFSVLPPENATGNFTKIVQRVPVRILLDTPKNADYLRPGLSATVDVHLVGARAGEQ from the coding sequence ATGAGTTCGACACCTATCCCAACTTCTCCCGCCGGCGGCGTGGCCGCTTCGTCGACGAAACGCATTCCCTGGATGCGGCTCGCCGTCCTCGGCGTCGTGGCCGTGCTGTGCGGTGCCGGAATCTATTGGTTCGCCGCGGGCCGCTGGATCGAGTCGACCGACGATGCCTACGTCGGCGGCAACGTGACGGTGATTGCGCCGAAAGTGACGGGCTTCGTCGATCAAGTGCTGGTGCAGGACAACCAGCGCGTCACGGCGGGCCAAGTGCTGATTCGCCTCGACTCGCGCGACTACGACGCCAAGCTCGCGCAGGCCACGGCCGAAGTGAACAGCTCGCAGGCCACAGTCAATGAACTCAAGGCCAAGCGCCAGTTGCAACTCGCGATCATCAATCAGCAAACGGCCGGACTGGCTTCGGCGCACGCGGAACTCACGCGCAGCAGCGCCGACGAGGTTCGCTACCGCCAGCTCGTCAAGGACGACGCGGTGTCGAACCAAATCGTCGAGCAAGCCGACGCGTCGTTCGCGAAGGCAAAGGCCGCCGTGGACGGCAGCGATGCGTCTTTGATCGCGGCGAAGCAGCAATTGAGCGTGCTCGATGCGCAGATCGCCGACGCCGAGGCGCACGTCGCCCAGGCCCAGGCGGAAGAGCGCTTTGCGCAGTTGAACGTGGAGTACACGACGATCCGCTCGCCCGTCGACGGCTACGTCGGCAACCGCACGGCGCGCGTCGGCCTGCTCGCGACGGCCGGTACGTCGATGCTGACCGTCGTTCCGTCGAGCGGCTTGTGGGTCGATGCGAACTTCAAGGAAGACCAGCTGAAGAAGATGCACGACGGCGATACGGCCGAGGTCACGCTCGACGCCCATTCGGGCGCGATCCGCGGCACGGTGCAGAGCATCGCGCCGGCCACCGGCGCGACGTTCAGCGTGCTGCCGCCCGAGAACGCCACCGGCAACTTCACGAAGATCGTGCAGCGCGTGCCGGTGCGCATCCTGCTGGACACCCCGAAGAACGCGGACTATCTGCGGCCCGGGTTGTCCGCGACGGTCGACGTGCATCTGGTCGGCGCGCGCGCGGGCGAGCAGTGA
- a CDS encoding acyclic terpene utilization AtuA family protein, giving the protein MTANPGEAREPRERRLVRLGAGAGYSGDRIEPAVELAEHGKLDYLVFECLAERTIAIAQQAKRKDPQLGYDPLLEARMRAVLPVAMRNGVRIVSNMGAANAYAAAQKTAQIARSLGLNGLKIAAVSGDDVLDVVLKGEFRFEESGDAVAAYRERIVSANAYLGAAPIVAALDAGADIVLTGRVADPSLFTAPLIHEFGWRMDDWTTLGQATVVGHLLECAGQVTGGYFADPGYKDVPNLARLGFPIGEVAEDGSVTITKVPHAGGRVSAATCKEQLLYEIHDPSRYLQPDVVADFTEVEVREEATDRVCVTGGRGTERTQTLKVSVAYVDGFIGEGQISYGGPGAVARARLALDIVRERLALTGVDTSELRFDLIGVDSLYGETAGVERNEPYEVRVRVAGRTATAEEALRVGNEVETLYTNGPAGGGGVTKSTREVLAVQSVLLPRADAKPAFTFVEA; this is encoded by the coding sequence ATGACAGCAAATCCAGGCGAGGCGCGCGAACCTCGCGAACGACGTCTCGTTAGACTCGGCGCCGGCGCGGGCTACTCCGGCGACCGTATCGAGCCCGCGGTCGAACTCGCGGAGCACGGCAAGCTCGACTATCTCGTGTTCGAATGTCTCGCTGAACGGACCATCGCGATCGCGCAGCAGGCGAAGCGCAAGGACCCGCAGCTCGGCTACGATCCGCTCCTTGAAGCGCGCATGCGCGCGGTGCTGCCCGTTGCCATGCGCAACGGCGTGCGCATCGTCTCGAACATGGGTGCGGCCAACGCCTATGCAGCGGCGCAAAAGACGGCGCAGATCGCGCGCTCGCTCGGCCTGAATGGCTTGAAGATCGCGGCTGTCAGCGGCGACGATGTGCTCGATGTCGTGCTGAAAGGCGAATTCCGTTTCGAGGAGTCCGGCGATGCGGTTGCGGCCTACCGCGAACGCATCGTGTCGGCGAACGCTTACCTGGGCGCCGCGCCCATCGTCGCGGCGCTCGATGCAGGGGCGGATATCGTGCTCACGGGCCGAGTCGCCGATCCGTCGCTGTTCACCGCGCCGCTGATTCACGAGTTCGGCTGGCGCATGGACGATTGGACGACGCTAGGGCAGGCGACCGTCGTCGGGCATCTGCTGGAGTGCGCAGGACAGGTCACGGGCGGATACTTCGCGGACCCCGGCTATAAGGACGTGCCGAATCTCGCGCGCCTCGGCTTTCCGATCGGCGAGGTGGCCGAGGACGGTTCGGTCACGATCACGAAGGTGCCGCATGCGGGCGGCCGTGTCAGTGCGGCAACGTGCAAGGAACAGCTGCTCTACGAGATTCATGATCCGAGCCGCTATCTGCAACCGGATGTCGTCGCCGACTTCACGGAGGTCGAGGTGAGGGAAGAAGCCACTGACCGCGTGTGCGTAACAGGCGGCCGCGGCACTGAACGCACGCAGACGCTGAAGGTGTCGGTGGCGTATGTCGACGGCTTCATCGGTGAAGGGCAGATTTCATATGGCGGGCCGGGCGCGGTCGCGAGAGCGCGCCTCGCGCTCGATATCGTGCGCGAACGGCTTGCTTTGACAGGTGTGGACACGAGTGAGCTGCGCTTCGATCTGATCGGCGTCGATTCGCTTTATGGCGAGACGGCAGGTGTGGAGCGCAACGAGCCATACGAAGTGCGCGTGCGCGTCGCGGGCCGCACGGCGACCGCGGAAGAAGCACTGCGCGTCGGCAACGAAGTCGAAACGCTCTATACGAACGGACCGGCGGGCGGCGGCGGTGTGACGAAGTCGACGCGCGAAGTGCTTGCGGTGCAGTCGGTATTGCTGCCGCGTGCCGATGCCAAGCCGGCATTTACCTTCGTGGAGGCGTGA
- a CDS encoding DHA2 family efflux MFS transporter permease subunit: MTSRVSTNPADMPHSEKVFAFALMCLGFFMATLDIQIVASSLKDIGGGLSASQDELSWIQTAYLIAEIIVIPMSGWLTRVFSTRWLFAGSALGFTITSMLCGLAWDMNTEIIFRALQGALGAAMIPTVFTTAFVLFPGKQRIVASTTIGALASLAPAIGPVIGGWITDQWSWHWLFYLNLVPGLAVTLLVPRYVHIDKADLSLLKKGDYLGIVLMSGFLGCLEYVLEEGPRKNWLGDTTILVCVWIMAICGFLFLVHAFTAREPIVDLRALAIRNFAIGSALSFITGIGIFCTVFLTPVFLSRVRGFNSLQIGLALLSVGCAQLVALGLYSRLAQRVDLRWLNLAGLVLFGLGCYLYVPVTSDWGWKELLLPQILRGVGQQFCIPPIVTMALGSLPPSRLRSASGLFNLMRNLGGAIGVAVCNTMLNDRLNLHYLRLNEHVTQGRPVVEALISGATTQLGAVAGDVLTAPQAGLAYLDNLAMREALTLTFSGTYFAVASCFVVALACAMFARRMDGAAPPPDAH, from the coding sequence ATGACCTCACGCGTTTCAACCAATCCCGCGGACATGCCCCATTCGGAGAAGGTGTTCGCCTTCGCGCTGATGTGTCTCGGGTTCTTCATGGCGACGCTCGACATCCAGATCGTGGCGTCGTCGCTCAAGGATATCGGCGGAGGGCTGTCGGCGAGCCAGGACGAACTCTCGTGGATTCAGACCGCTTACCTGATCGCCGAAATCATCGTGATTCCGATGTCGGGCTGGCTCACGCGCGTGTTTTCGACCCGCTGGCTCTTCGCCGGCTCCGCGCTCGGCTTCACGATCACGAGCATGCTGTGCGGGCTCGCGTGGGACATGAACACGGAGATCATCTTCCGGGCGCTGCAAGGCGCGCTCGGCGCGGCGATGATCCCGACCGTGTTCACGACGGCCTTCGTACTGTTTCCGGGCAAGCAGCGCATTGTTGCGTCCACAACCATCGGGGCGCTCGCGTCGCTGGCTCCGGCCATCGGTCCCGTGATCGGCGGCTGGATCACCGACCAGTGGTCGTGGCATTGGCTCTTCTATCTGAACCTGGTGCCGGGGCTCGCCGTGACGCTGCTTGTGCCGAGGTACGTCCACATCGATAAGGCCGATTTGAGCTTGCTGAAGAAGGGCGATTACCTCGGCATTGTGCTGATGTCGGGCTTCCTCGGCTGCCTCGAATACGTGCTCGAAGAAGGGCCGCGCAAGAACTGGCTCGGCGATACGACGATCCTCGTGTGCGTCTGGATCATGGCGATCTGCGGTTTTCTGTTCCTCGTGCATGCGTTCACGGCGCGCGAGCCGATCGTCGATTTGCGCGCACTCGCGATCCGCAACTTCGCGATTGGCTCCGCGCTGTCGTTCATCACGGGTATCGGCATTTTCTGCACGGTGTTTCTGACGCCGGTGTTTCTGTCCCGCGTGCGCGGTTTCAATTCGCTGCAAATCGGCCTTGCGCTGCTGTCGGTGGGCTGCGCGCAGTTGGTGGCGCTGGGGCTCTATTCGAGGCTCGCGCAACGCGTCGACTTGCGCTGGCTGAACCTCGCCGGTCTCGTGCTGTTCGGTCTCGGCTGCTACCTGTATGTCCCGGTGACGAGCGACTGGGGATGGAAAGAGCTGCTGCTTCCCCAGATTTTGCGCGGCGTCGGCCAGCAGTTTTGCATTCCGCCGATTGTCACGATGGCGTTGGGATCGCTGCCGCCTTCGCGACTGCGTTCGGCCAGCGGGCTCTTCAACCTGATGCGCAACCTCGGCGGCGCGATCGGCGTGGCGGTGTGCAACACCATGCTGAACGACCGCCTGAATCTGCATTACCTGCGCTTGAACGAGCACGTGACGCAAGGGCGTCCGGTGGTCGAGGCGCTCATCTCTGGCGCTACGACCCAATTGGGCGCCGTGGCGGGAGACGTGCTCACCGCGCCGCAAGCGGGGCTCGCGTATCTCGACAACCTGGCGATGCGAGAAGCGCTGACGCTGACCTTCTCCGGGACCTATTTCGCCGTGGCCTCCTGCTTTGTCGTGGCGCTCGCCTGTGCGATGTTCGCCCGCCGTATGGACGGTGCAGCACCGCCGCCGGATGCCCATTGA
- a CDS encoding tetratricopeptide repeat protein, with protein sequence MRIFGISLYVIIALFFAVHAVRNQQNMYWLLILFLFPGLGSLVYFFVVYLPALRQSRGAMTATRAISQFVDPNRAVREARMDFDRAPTVAHRMRLGAALLDAGNAAEALEHYKAAASGPFSSDPALLQGLARAQFATGDVAATQDTLEKLFAVNPVARQQSEPALLYARALAATGAPGTRAAFETALASASDAAPRCLYADWLTAQPGDADRQRARDLYAEIVHDGKHWPRHAREHNSEWLQRAQAALSR encoded by the coding sequence ATGCGCATTTTCGGAATCAGCCTTTACGTCATCATCGCGCTCTTCTTTGCGGTGCATGCCGTGCGCAACCAGCAGAACATGTACTGGCTGCTGATCCTGTTTCTTTTCCCTGGCCTTGGCAGCTTGGTCTATTTCTTTGTCGTTTACTTGCCCGCTCTGCGCCAGTCGCGTGGGGCAATGACAGCAACGAGGGCCATCTCGCAGTTCGTCGATCCCAACCGGGCAGTGCGGGAGGCGCGCATGGATTTCGATCGCGCACCGACCGTCGCGCATCGCATGCGGCTGGGCGCAGCGCTGCTCGATGCGGGAAATGCCGCTGAAGCGTTGGAGCATTACAAAGCGGCGGCCAGCGGGCCGTTCTCATCCGATCCGGCCTTGCTTCAAGGGTTGGCGCGTGCGCAGTTTGCCACCGGCGATGTTGCGGCCACGCAGGACACGCTAGAGAAGCTGTTCGCCGTCAATCCCGTCGCCCGCCAGCAATCGGAGCCTGCCTTGCTGTATGCACGGGCCTTGGCCGCGACGGGGGCGCCAGGCACACGCGCCGCATTCGAAACGGCGCTCGCCAGCGCAAGCGATGCTGCGCCTCGTTGCCTTTACGCCGATTGGCTGACGGCGCAGCCCGGCGACGCTGACCGCCAGCGCGCACGCGATCTTTACGCCGAGATCGTGCACGATGGCAAACATTGGCCACGCCACGCCCGCGAACATAACAGCGAGTGGCTGCAACGGGCCCAAGCTGCCCTAAGCCGATAG